ACGGCTCGATGGTTAATGGTATCGGCATGTTCGATGATCAGGTTGGGGCGGCTTCGGCGCGGAAGTTGTTAGCCGACGGCGCCCCGACGGTGCCGCTACGGGGGTGGGGCGCTGGCTGGGGCTTCGGTCGCCGGTGGGGGGAGGGTGGGGACCCCAGGCGGCGCGGCCGCCCGCGGGCGATTCGTCGAGCGGGCGATTCGTCGAGCGGGCGATCGCTTCAGCGGGCGATCATATCGACGGGGAAGGTCGGCAGGGAGCACTCGGGTCGGTCGCTGAGCGGGGAGCGCGGCGCCTCGCTCGCGGCGAGGATTCGAGTCGGCGGTAGCAGCACGGCTGCTCGCTCCTTGGCGCTGATCTGCGTCTTGAACCAGGCGTCGTAGGCGGTCCTTGTGCCGCGGGTGGTCGAGACCTCCAGCTTGGCCGTCAGCGTGCCGCCGGCCTGCCGGAGATTCGGATAGCTGGCGGCCAGGCTGATCGCCAGGATCCCGTGCCGCTTCAAGGAGGCCAGCTCACCGGGCTGCGAGACGCCGTCGTGATTCGCGTCGAGCCAGAGCGACAAGCGGGTGAAGACCGCGTCGCGCGCGTCCAGCACGCGGTCGCCGTTGCCGCCCTCTGCCGGCTCGTCGAAGAGCGCGAGGGCCTCGACGCCGTCGTAGCAGCGCCCGTCGCGGCAGGGCGTTTGTTCGCCGAAAAGCTCGGCGCCCGTGCTGATCACGCCGTCACCGTCACGATCGAGCACGAGGAGGCCGTCCCGCGCGCCGACCCAGGTGGTGGCCTGCGGCCTGCCGCTGCCCACGAGGTCGAAGCGCACGCGCTGCGTCGAGAGCTCGACGCCATCCTCGTCGAGGTCGATCACGATCGGCGAGCAGCACTCGGGGAAGGCCTTGCGCGGGGCGGGCTCCTCGCCCGGTAAATAGGTCCTGCCGTTCGGCGCTGGCGGCGGATACATGACGTCCCACCAGTATGTGACCTGCGGCGGCGGCGGTGGCGGTGGCGGTGGCGGTGGCGGCGGCGGTGGCGGTGGCACGGCCGGGGCGGGTGGCGGAGGGGGCGGGGGCGGCGGCGGCGGCGGCGGCGGCGGCGCGCAGAGGTTGCGCTCGCTGATGGTGCGTCCGAGCTCGTTGCGGAGCACCTCGACCTGTTGGTCGATACCGACCTGGATGCCCTTCTCGCGCTCGCCGTCGATCTCGCGGCGCGCCGGATTGACGGCGCTGAGATCGGCCGTCGGGCAGAGGACATAGTCCGCCACCAGGGTCGTCACCTTGCGCTTGGAGCGCGTCCGCGCCTGTTCGGCAACGCCGTCGGGGCCGATCCTGCAGCCCTCGATCTGAGTGATCGCCCACGTGCGCTCCCCGTAGACGAGCTCGACGCCCTCGGTTACGCCTCGGCGGTAAGCGACCAACTTGCGGCTGGCGTTGTTCTCGCACTTCTCCGCCGCCCTGAGCTCGTGGGCCGCGTAGGCGGAAGCGGCCAGGGCGCTGTTCTGCGCTGACGCGATACCCCAGGCCGCGATGAAGCGATGCGAATCGCTGCTGAGGTCCGGATAGAGCGTGCCGACGTGCTCGGCTGCAGCGCTCGTGTCGTCCGGGATCGAGCTCTGGACCTTCTCGAGGGCTCGGCGCACGAGCTCCTCGCAGGGGGTGCCCTCGCTATCGGTCGCCGGTACATCCAGCGGGCAGTCCCTGTACTGGGCGATCTCGGCCTCGGTTAGCGCCGCTGCCACCGTGCCGATGCCGATCATCGCCTGAGGCTTGGTCTCGCTGTAGCGCGCTGCGATGGCCTCGGTTCCCGGCAGCGGATCGCCCAGCCGCTCGGCCTTGAGCTGGCTCAGCGCGGGCAGCTCGATGCGGCGCGCGGCCAGGTCCTCCTGGAGCGCTGCGACGAAGGCGTTGACGCCTGCCGCTCGGGCGGCCGCGGTTACCGTGTTGGCGGCATCGCTCGTGGCGTAGGCCTCGTCGTCCGAAACGCTCTCGAGGGGCGCGGCGCCGCTCGGGTCGCGGCGCGCTTGCAGCTCCGTCAGGGAGGGCTGCTCGACCGGCGTGTTGGAGCAGCCGGGTGCCAGCGCGAGTGCCAGTGAAAGGCCAACCGGCGCCAGTCTGCTTAACCAGGACGCGGGGAGCCACGCGCCCGCGCTGGACGAAACCAGCTGTCTCATTCTCATCATCGTCAGACCTCCGAGCGCTAGGACGCCAGGGCATGCGCCTCCCATCGCAGAAGGACGGCATTGCCCCTGGCGGAAGGAGGCAATAGCAAGTACCGCGCCGCGCGCAGCGCGGGCCCTTCCGGGCTGGCTTCGACCCTCGGTGGCTGTGGCACTCGTTCGCACTGCGTCGGTATTGAAGGGTTTCGTGAGTCGGTCGAGCGCGCTCGCCACGAGGTGTGGGCTGGGTCGGTCCCGCCAGGCCGCCGCTCCAAGGGCAGTCAGCGGGGCTCAGCGGGGCTCCGAGCCCTCGGGTGTGGGGGGCCCCCACGCGGCAGCACCGCGCGCCACGGCCATTGCGCACGCCGCTCGGGCGGCCCAGTAGCCCTCCGCGCAGCACTCGCGCTAAGGTGGGCCGCTGCGGCCCGGCGGCCGCAAGGTGCTCTAATGCCTGATTCATCGCTTTCGTCGCTGCGCTGCATTGCCTGTGGCCAGGTCGAGCCCGTGACCACCTCGCGCTTTCGCTGCAGTGCCTGCGGCGACCTGCTGCGCGTCGACCACGACCTGCCGCGCCTGGCGCGGCGCTATCCGGACCTCAAGCAGCGCTTCGCGGCGCGCCTACAGGAGCTGCGCGAGCCCTATGTGTCAGGGGTCTGGCGCTACCACGAGCTGATCTTGCCCGACCTTCCCGCCGCCGCGATCGTCACTGTCGGCGAGGGCCATACGGGGCTCTATCGACGGAGCGCGATCGATCGCTTCGTCGGGGTCGCGACGGCGTATATCAAGCACGAGGGCGAGAATCCGACGCTGAGCTTCAAGGACCGCGGCATGACCGCCGGCGTCTCGTGGGCCAAGCACGTGGGCGCGCGGCGCGTGGCCTGCGCCTCGACCGGCGATACCTCGGCCGCGATGGCCTGCTATGCGGCTGCCGCCGAGCTGCCGGCGCTGGTGCTCCTGCCGGAGAACAAGGTCTCGATCGAGCAGCTCGCGCAGCCGATCGTCTACGGCGCCCGCGTGCTCGCGTTGCAGACGGACTTCGACGGCTGTATGGGCGTGGTCAAGCAGCTCACCGACGACGGGGAGATCTACCTGCTCAATTCGATGAATCCCTTTCGCATCGAAGGGCAGAAGGCGATCGGCATCGAGACGCTGCATCAGCTCGACTGGCAGGTGCCCGACTGGTTCGTGATTCCGGTCGGCAACGCGGGCAATATCTCGGCGCTGGGCAAGGGGCTGCTCGAGCTGCACGAGCTGGGGTTGATTTCACGCCTGCCGCGCCTGGCTGGCGTCCAGGTGCGCGCCGCCAATCCGCTCTACACCAGCTTTCGCGAGGGCTTTCGCCAACGCCACCGGATGACGGCGCAGCCGACGATCGCCTCCGCCATCCGGATTGGCGACCCCGTCTCCTTCGACAAGGCGCGGGTGGTGATCCAAGGGCTCGAGGGCGTGGTCACCGAGGTCAGCGACGAGGAGGCGATGGAGGCCAAGGCCGCGGCTGACGCCGCCGGCGTCAACATTTGCCCCAACTCGGGCGTCGCGGTGGCTGGGGCGCGGCGGCTGCGCGAGGAGGGGGTGATCGCGGCCGGTGCCAGCGTGGCGATTATTGCCACGGCTCACGGCGGCAAGTTCGCCTCGACCACGCTACCCTATCACACGGCCGCCGCGGGCCGCGGCGCCTATCGCAACCCACCCCGCGCCACGGCGCCGACGGTAGAGGCCGTCCGCGCCGCGCTGCGGGCCGAGTAGGGCCTTCAAGCAGGGGGCTTGCCTTCGAAAGGGGAGACGCGTGCCACCACAAGCAGTTGACGCCGCGGCGGCGGAGTGGCTCCAGCGCGTCACGGAGCTCCTCGAGGGCCTTCGGCTGGGTCAATACTTCTCGCTTTCCCAACAGCTACCGGACAATCAGGAGTTTCCCCTCGACGGGGGCGGCATGCTGCGCTTTCCCGCCGGGACGGTGGTGACCCTGTCGGTCAAGCCTGCGAAGGGCGAGGGAGGCGCACGATCCTTCGACCTCACCTTGGATCCGGAGCCGGACGGCTTCCTTACGCTGCCCGCCGTGAGCCCGGGGTCGCCCGCCAGCAGCCTGCTCCCGCTCCCGCAGCGACTCTTTGCGCTTGCCGCGGCCGCCGGGTTCGCTCGGTTGATGGCTGCGCCGCGGATCGGGAGCTTCACGGCCACCGTGACCTTGAATGAAGCCCGGGGTGGGCCGGCGGGGCTCTTTCCCCGCTTGCAGGTGACGCAGCCCAGAGTGCAATGGCGGGCACAGGGCGCGCGGGAAGAGCTCGGGAGGCTGGGGGCGGTGACCCGGGTTGAGCCCTACCTCAGGCAGGTCCTCGATGGCGTGGGAGGCAGCGTCAACGCCTTG
The Pseudomonadota bacterium DNA segment above includes these coding regions:
- the thrC gene encoding threonine synthase, whose protein sequence is MPDSSLSSLRCIACGQVEPVTTSRFRCSACGDLLRVDHDLPRLARRYPDLKQRFAARLQELREPYVSGVWRYHELILPDLPAAAIVTVGEGHTGLYRRSAIDRFVGVATAYIKHEGENPTLSFKDRGMTAGVSWAKHVGARRVACASTGDTSAAMACYAAAAELPALVLLPENKVSIEQLAQPIVYGARVLALQTDFDGCMGVVKQLTDDGEIYLLNSMNPFRIEGQKAIGIETLHQLDWQVPDWFVIPVGNAGNISALGKGLLELHELGLISRLPRLAGVQVRAANPLYTSFREGFRQRHRMTAQPTIASAIRIGDPVSFDKARVVIQGLEGVVTEVSDEEAMEAKAAADAAGVNICPNSGVAVAGARRLREEGVIAAGASVAIIATAHGGKFASTTLPYHTAAAGRGAYRNPPRATAPTVEAVRAALRAE